A single genomic interval of Nonomuraea rubra harbors:
- a CDS encoding ATP-binding cassette domain-containing protein has translation MPELAIQTSGLVKVFGDTRAVAGLDLSVPAGAVYGVLGPNGAGKTTAVRMLATLLRPDGGEATVFGHDVVREADAVRSRVSLTGQYASVDEDMTGSENLVLLARLLGHRKPAARERAAELLEAFGLTEAAGRQVKTYSGGMRRRIDIAASILNTPDLLFLDEPTTGLDPRSRNQVWDIVRVVVAHGTTVLLTTQYLEEADRLAQRIAVIDHGRLIAEGTPGELKSSVGSGSIHVRLRDAAERPEAERLLAEALDTPVYLEADPVALTARITAPGDESAQAARALGRLASAGIVVDDFSLGQPSLDEVFLALTDHPATTTSEEAA, from the coding sequence ATGCCAGAACTGGCGATACAGACCTCCGGCCTGGTCAAGGTCTTCGGCGACACCCGTGCCGTGGCCGGCCTCGACCTGTCCGTCCCGGCCGGCGCCGTGTACGGCGTGCTCGGGCCCAACGGCGCCGGCAAGACGACCGCCGTACGGATGCTGGCCACGCTGCTGCGCCCGGACGGCGGCGAGGCGACCGTGTTCGGGCACGACGTGGTGCGCGAGGCCGACGCCGTCCGCTCCCGCGTCAGCCTGACCGGCCAGTACGCCTCCGTGGACGAGGACATGACCGGCTCCGAGAACCTGGTTCTGCTGGCCCGCCTCCTCGGCCACCGCAAGCCGGCCGCTCGCGAGCGGGCGGCGGAGCTGCTGGAGGCGTTCGGGCTGACGGAGGCCGCGGGGCGGCAGGTCAAGACGTACTCCGGGGGCATGCGGCGGCGCATCGACATCGCGGCCAGCATCCTCAACACCCCCGACCTGCTCTTCCTCGACGAGCCCACCACCGGACTCGACCCGCGCAGCCGCAACCAGGTCTGGGACATCGTCCGCGTCGTCGTCGCCCACGGCACCACCGTGCTGCTGACCACGCAGTACCTGGAGGAGGCCGACCGGCTGGCGCAGCGCATCGCGGTCATCGACCACGGCAGGCTCATCGCCGAGGGCACCCCCGGCGAGCTGAAGTCGTCGGTCGGCTCCGGCTCCATCCACGTCCGGCTGCGCGACGCCGCCGAACGCCCCGAAGCCGAACGGCTGCTCGCCGAGGCCCTCGACACCCCCGTCTACCTGGAAGCGGATCCGGTGGCGCTCACCGCCCGCATCACCGCTCCCGGCGACGAGTCCGCCCAGGCCGCCCGCGCCCTGGGCCGCCTGGCCTCCGCCGGCATCGTCGTGGACGACTTCTCCCTCGGCCAGCCGAGCCTGGACGAGGTCTTCCTCGCCCTCACCGACCACCCCGCCACCACCACCTCCGAGGAGGCAGCGTGA
- a CDS encoding NADPH-dependent FMN reductase, translated as MTDEPLNVTVIIGSTRAGRVCDTVGAWFAERARLRDDLAVEVLDLASYAFPASYPEQATPPMRQFAAGVSAADAFVVVTPEYNRSFPASLKQAIDYAYDEWQAKPVGIVAYGSGSCGHYAVEQLRTVFTALHAVTMRDWVGVDLLGAGMDEGCRRPCDTDDRLRAIAAMLDQLAWWGRALREGRRNQPYVS; from the coding sequence ATGACGGACGAGCCGCTGAACGTCACGGTGATCATCGGCAGCACCCGGGCGGGCCGCGTCTGCGACACGGTCGGCGCGTGGTTCGCCGAGCGGGCGCGCCTGCGCGACGACCTCGCCGTCGAGGTGCTCGACCTGGCCTCGTACGCCTTCCCGGCCAGCTACCCGGAGCAGGCGACACCGCCCATGCGGCAGTTCGCCGCCGGCGTCTCCGCCGCGGACGCGTTCGTCGTGGTCACCCCCGAGTACAACCGCAGCTTCCCCGCCTCGCTCAAGCAGGCGATCGACTACGCCTATGACGAGTGGCAGGCCAAGCCGGTCGGCATCGTCGCCTACGGCTCCGGCTCGTGCGGCCACTACGCCGTCGAGCAGCTCCGTACCGTCTTCACCGCCCTGCACGCCGTCACCATGCGCGACTGGGTGGGCGTCGACCTGCTGGGCGCCGGCATGGACGAAGGCTGCCGGCGTCCCTGCGACACCGACGACCGCCTGCGTGCCATCGCGGCCATGCTCGACCAGCTCGCCTGGTGGGGCCGCGCGCTGCGCGAGGGACGGCGCAACCAGCCCTACGTCTCCTGA
- a CDS encoding GNAT family N-acetyltransferase, translating to MDIRTRTQDDLAACVEALAEVQAADRYPVHWPDDPAAWLTPGGMTGAWIAAEAGTVLGHVALTLDLEVSRLFVTPAARGRGVAARLLEAARASTPLPLKLEVSSEGRAAIRFYERSGWRRVGSTRADWLNAAGEPALLYHYVSPPGH from the coding sequence GTGGACATCCGCACCAGAACCCAGGACGACCTGGCCGCCTGCGTCGAGGCCCTGGCCGAGGTCCAGGCCGCCGACCGCTACCCCGTGCACTGGCCGGACGACCCGGCCGCCTGGCTGACCCCCGGCGGCATGACCGGCGCCTGGATCGCGGCCGAGGCGGGCACGGTGCTCGGCCACGTGGCGCTCACCCTGGACCTGGAGGTCAGCCGCCTGTTCGTCACGCCCGCCGCCCGGGGACGCGGCGTGGCCGCCCGGCTGCTGGAGGCGGCCCGCGCGTCCACCCCGCTGCCGCTCAAGCTGGAGGTCTCTTCGGAGGGGCGGGCCGCCATCAGGTTCTACGAGCGTTCCGGCTGGCGTCGGGTAGGCAGCACCCGCGCGGACTGGCTGAACGCGGCCGGCGAGCCGGCGTTGTTGTACCACTACGTGAGCCCGCCGGGGCACTGA
- a CDS encoding CAP family protein has translation MGVRPALPDSTTEAFIAEALAAANAYRDKHHAPPLTVDHELTEYAKSRASTRSESKALDAGHDGLRSGTGENIYWGADTESTPAKGSTAVASWYDEIEYYDFDKAEFTPDSGHFTQLVWKGSTKVGIGRVSGQTPEGMETYIVFVFEPPGNMKGAFAANVLRA, from the coding sequence ATGGGAGTCCGTCCAGCGCTGCCCGACAGCACCACGGAGGCTTTCATAGCCGAAGCACTCGCCGCGGCGAACGCCTACCGGGACAAGCACCACGCGCCACCGCTGACCGTGGACCACGAGCTCACGGAGTACGCCAAGAGCCGGGCCTCCACCCGGTCGGAGTCGAAGGCGCTGGACGCCGGCCACGACGGCCTGCGCTCCGGCACCGGTGAGAACATCTACTGGGGTGCCGACACGGAGTCCACGCCGGCGAAGGGCTCCACGGCCGTCGCCAGCTGGTACGACGAGATCGAGTACTACGACTTCGACAAGGCCGAGTTCACCCCGGACAGCGGCCACTTCACCCAGCTGGTGTGGAAGGGCAGCACGAAGGTGGGCATCGGCCGGGTCTCGGGGCAGACCCCGGAGGGCATGGAGACCTACATCGTCTTCGTCTTCGAGCCCCCGGGGAACATGAAGGGTGCCTTCGCCGCCAACGTCCTGCGGGCGTGA
- a CDS encoding SAM-dependent methyltransferase — translation MTDRPLDPDTGVPSPARIYDLWLGGHDHYEIDRIVSEQILAAVPDLPVLARANREFLGRAVRHLAGEAGVRQFLDIGTGIPTADNTHQVARSVAPDSRVVYVDNDPTVLAHARELLRAAPAGSTVFVDGDLRDPGKILASAAELLDLGRPIGLMLLGVIDFVPGTGAARTIIGELMSAMAPGSHLVLSHGLVGKQLEEGVRHWNESGGSPMTLRTLEEVTSFFDGLELLEPGVVPLPRWRPTPETLYGDREAVYYAGVGRKP, via the coding sequence ATGACCGACCGCCCGCTCGATCCAGACACCGGCGTCCCCAGCCCCGCCCGCATCTACGACCTGTGGCTCGGCGGCCACGACCACTACGAGATCGACCGCATCGTCAGCGAGCAGATCCTCGCCGCCGTCCCCGACCTGCCGGTGCTGGCGCGGGCCAACAGGGAGTTCCTCGGCCGCGCCGTTCGCCACCTGGCCGGCGAGGCGGGCGTCCGCCAGTTCCTCGACATCGGCACCGGCATCCCGACCGCGGACAACACCCACCAGGTGGCCCGGTCGGTGGCCCCGGACAGCCGGGTCGTGTACGTCGACAACGACCCGACGGTCCTGGCCCACGCCCGCGAGCTGCTGCGCGCCGCCCCGGCCGGCAGCACCGTCTTCGTGGACGGCGACCTCCGCGACCCCGGCAAGATCCTCGCCTCGGCCGCCGAGCTGCTCGACCTCGGCCGCCCGATCGGCCTGATGCTGCTCGGCGTCATCGACTTCGTGCCCGGCACCGGCGCCGCCCGCACGATCATCGGCGAGCTGATGTCCGCCATGGCGCCCGGCAGCCATCTCGTCCTCTCCCACGGGCTCGTGGGCAAGCAGCTCGAAGAGGGGGTGCGGCACTGGAACGAGAGCGGCGGCAGCCCGATGACGCTGCGCACGCTGGAGGAGGTCACCTCCTTCTTCGACGGGCTGGAACTGCTGGAGCCGGGCGTGGTGCCGCTGCCGCGCTGGCGGCCCACGCCCGAGACCCTGTACGGCGACCGGGAAGCCGTCTACTACGCGGGTGTCGGCCGCAAGCCCTGA
- a CDS encoding RICIN domain-containing protein: MPKLRSAGVALLAAAAAVVFSPSSQARAATPVAGGVYQLKVTKSGKCLDVVGGSKDNGALMQQWGCSGDTWQRFTVVSAGSPGVFTLRNVNSGRCLDVPNGAATSGLRLQQWGCGDGLKSNQLWRFAASGSGTYQVISNATGLCMSDQGASTADGAAVIQETCTANSNKQWAFETAGGGRTWPNTADGFASTGGGTTGGAGGATVTVNNYADLVRYATASAPYVIRVNGAITVSPYGTEIRVASNKTIVGVGTSGHIVNGGFFLGEGVSNVIIRNLTIRDTRMADDDPGDDAYDYDAIQMDTAHHVWIDHNHLARMNDGLIDSRKDTSYLTVSWNILAENNKTFGIGWTENVTSRMTIHHNWTRNTNSRNPSTDNVAYAHLYNNYLQNVSGYGNYARGATRMVIENSYYENVKDPYYRDDAAQLRQSGSICVSCSGQQETGGSAFTPGSFYSYTLDPAADVPSLLRTYAGPQADIGL; encoded by the coding sequence ATGCCCAAGCTCAGATCCGCGGGCGTCGCCCTGCTCGCGGCCGCGGCGGCAGTGGTTTTCTCGCCGTCGTCGCAGGCCAGAGCCGCTACACCGGTGGCCGGCGGGGTGTATCAGCTCAAGGTGACCAAGAGCGGCAAGTGCCTGGACGTGGTCGGCGGCTCCAAGGACAACGGCGCGCTGATGCAGCAGTGGGGCTGTTCCGGTGACACCTGGCAGCGGTTCACCGTGGTTTCGGCCGGGTCGCCGGGGGTTTTCACCCTGCGCAACGTCAACAGCGGGCGATGTCTCGACGTGCCCAACGGCGCGGCCACCTCCGGGCTGCGGCTGCAGCAGTGGGGCTGCGGCGACGGGCTGAAGAGCAACCAGCTCTGGCGGTTCGCCGCCTCGGGCAGCGGGACGTACCAGGTGATCAGCAACGCCACCGGCCTGTGCATGAGCGACCAGGGCGCCTCCACCGCCGACGGCGCCGCCGTCATCCAGGAGACCTGCACCGCCAACAGCAACAAGCAGTGGGCCTTCGAGACCGCAGGCGGCGGCCGGACCTGGCCGAACACCGCCGACGGCTTCGCCTCCACCGGCGGCGGCACCACCGGCGGCGCGGGCGGCGCCACGGTGACCGTGAACAACTACGCCGATCTCGTCAGGTACGCCACCGCGAGCGCGCCGTACGTGATCAGGGTGAACGGCGCGATCACCGTCAGCCCGTACGGCACCGAGATCAGGGTCGCCTCGAACAAGACCATCGTCGGCGTCGGCACCAGCGGCCACATCGTCAACGGCGGCTTCTTCCTCGGGGAAGGCGTCAGCAACGTGATCATCCGCAACCTGACCATCCGCGACACCCGCATGGCCGACGACGACCCGGGTGACGACGCCTACGACTACGACGCCATCCAGATGGACACCGCCCACCACGTCTGGATCGACCACAACCACCTCGCCCGGATGAACGACGGCCTGATCGACAGCCGCAAGGACACCAGCTACCTCACGGTGTCCTGGAACATCCTGGCGGAGAACAACAAGACCTTCGGCATCGGCTGGACCGAGAACGTCACCTCCCGGATGACGATCCACCACAACTGGACCCGCAACACCAACAGCCGCAACCCCAGCACCGACAACGTGGCCTACGCCCACCTGTACAACAACTACCTGCAGAACGTCTCCGGCTACGGCAACTACGCGCGCGGCGCCACCAGGATGGTGATCGAGAACTCCTATTACGAGAACGTCAAGGACCCCTACTACCGTGACGACGCCGCCCAGCTCCGGCAGAGCGGCAGCATCTGCGTGAGCTGCAGCGGGCAGCAGGAGACCGGCGGCTCGGCCTTCACCCCGGGCTCGTTCTACTCCTACACGCTCGACCCGGCGGCCGACGTGCCGTCGCTGCTGCGGACGTACGCGGGGCCGCAGGCCGACATCGGGCTCTGA
- a CDS encoding LacI family DNA-binding transcriptional regulator, translating into MTAPDSPAPLPKLAVIAREAGVSVATVSKALNGRSDVSQHTRRLVAEVLERRGYPRQRVRPTRGSMVDVMLQGLDSPYALAILGGVEDAAWRLGVDLIVSAVVGRTKNGQPPPAWLDRIGARDSAGVLLVRTSPTATQRAWLTDHGIPAVIVDPRRKPPAGLSVVAAANRDGAREATEHLIGLGHERVAIVTGRPGVPCAIERLAGYREAMAAAGLRIDPRWEVCGYFQRDGGLAATRELLGAEPPTAIFTCSDAMAVGVYQALAEHGLRVPDDVSVVGFDDSWAAAHVTPALTTVRQPWPDLGSVALGALLSGEAPQRVELPTTLVVRSSTAPR; encoded by the coding sequence ATGACCGCCCCCGACTCCCCCGCCCCGCTACCGAAGCTGGCGGTGATCGCCCGCGAGGCCGGGGTTTCGGTTGCAACCGTTTCCAAGGCGCTGAACGGCCGATCCGACGTGTCGCAGCACACGAGACGCCTGGTCGCGGAGGTGCTGGAGCGCCGCGGCTACCCGCGACAGCGGGTCCGGCCGACGCGGGGCAGCATGGTCGACGTCATGCTGCAGGGGCTCGACTCGCCGTACGCGCTGGCCATTCTCGGCGGCGTGGAGGACGCGGCCTGGCGGCTCGGCGTGGACCTGATCGTCTCCGCCGTGGTCGGCCGGACCAAGAACGGCCAGCCGCCGCCGGCCTGGCTGGACCGGATCGGCGCCCGGGACAGCGCGGGCGTGCTGCTGGTGCGTACGTCGCCGACCGCCACCCAGCGGGCCTGGCTGACCGACCACGGCATCCCCGCGGTGATCGTCGACCCCCGGCGCAAGCCGCCGGCCGGGCTCTCGGTCGTGGCCGCGGCCAACCGGGACGGCGCCCGTGAGGCCACCGAGCACCTGATCGGCCTCGGCCACGAGCGCGTCGCGATCGTCACGGGCCGCCCCGGCGTGCCCTGCGCGATCGAGCGGCTGGCCGGCTACCGGGAGGCCATGGCCGCGGCCGGGCTGCGGATCGACCCGCGCTGGGAGGTGTGCGGCTACTTCCAGCGCGACGGCGGGCTGGCCGCCACTCGCGAGTTGCTCGGCGCCGAACCGCCCACCGCGATCTTCACCTGCTCGGACGCGATGGCGGTCGGGGTCTACCAGGCGCTGGCCGAGCACGGCCTGCGGGTGCCCGACGACGTGAGCGTGGTGGGCTTCGACGACTCGTGGGCCGCCGCGCACGTCACGCCGGCGCTCACGACGGTCCGCCAACCCTGGCCTGACCTGGGCTCCGTAGCGCTGGGCGCGCTGCTGTCGGGCGAGGCGCCGCAGCGGGTCGAGCTGCCCACCACGCTCGTGGTGCGCTCCAGCACCGCGCCGCGATGA
- a CDS encoding carbohydrate ABC transporter permease, with product MAVVSAPPPRTRPRRAGTLTPYWLIAPSVVAMLGFLVYPMLSVLYYSLQHYNVTQPWDNGFAGLENFRRLLFEDPIFWQSLGFSVKWVAVEVVLQFLLGLALALIVNESFIGRAISRALVFSPWAVSGVLTTAIWVLLYNPFTGMSRYLADLGLMEYGAAPLANPDTVFWAAVVAELWRGVPFFAILLLADLQSVSKELYEAASVDGASRIRRFFHITLPHLRDAIILSTLLRCVWEFNNVDLLYTLTGGGPAHQTTTLPLYVAALAAQSHDFGYATALTTVAFLILTFFSIAYLRLSKFGAKS from the coding sequence GTGGCCGTCGTCTCGGCGCCCCCGCCCCGCACCCGACCCCGCCGAGCAGGCACGCTGACCCCGTACTGGCTGATCGCCCCGTCGGTGGTGGCGATGCTCGGGTTCCTCGTCTACCCGATGCTCAGCGTCCTGTACTACAGCCTGCAGCACTACAACGTGACCCAGCCCTGGGACAACGGTTTCGCCGGGCTGGAGAACTTCCGCAGGCTGCTGTTCGAGGACCCGATCTTCTGGCAGAGCCTCGGGTTCAGCGTCAAGTGGGTGGCCGTCGAGGTCGTGCTGCAGTTCCTGCTCGGGCTCGCGCTCGCGCTGATCGTCAACGAGAGCTTCATCGGCCGCGCGATCTCCCGGGCGCTGGTCTTCTCGCCGTGGGCCGTCTCCGGCGTGCTCACCACCGCGATCTGGGTGCTGCTCTACAACCCGTTCACCGGCATGTCCCGCTACCTCGCCGACCTGGGCCTCATGGAGTACGGCGCCGCCCCGCTGGCGAACCCGGACACCGTGTTCTGGGCCGCGGTGGTGGCCGAGCTCTGGCGCGGGGTGCCGTTCTTCGCGATCCTGCTCCTGGCCGACCTGCAGTCGGTGTCGAAGGAGCTGTACGAGGCCGCCTCCGTGGACGGCGCGAGCCGCATCCGCCGCTTCTTCCACATCACGCTGCCCCACCTGCGCGACGCGATCATCCTGTCCACGCTGCTGCGCTGCGTGTGGGAGTTCAACAACGTGGACCTGCTCTACACGCTGACCGGCGGCGGCCCGGCCCACCAGACCACCACGCTGCCGCTGTACGTGGCCGCGCTGGCGGCCCAGTCGCACGACTTCGGCTACGCCACGGCGCTGACCACCGTGGCGTTCCTCATCCTGACCTTCTTCTCGATCGCGTACCTGCGCCTGAGCAAGTTCGGAGCGAAGTCGTGA
- a CDS encoding carbohydrate ABC transporter permease — MVTERPVAALQKEAPAPAAPGNRVPRWQIYVPLALYLLFTLVPFYWMLVFAFRPAGSTAIFPWPITLQHFDTVWNGMGFAVFFRNSLMVGVASLVATTVVALAGGYALARYSFRGKGAFMVGMLCTQFIPGALMIIPLFEIFRTLDLTNSLWSLVIAETVFQLPLSLILISGFIRNIPYELEQAAWVDGCSRLRGFLAIVLPLLRPALVAVGSFAFIHSWNNFLFALMFINDQEKFTVPVGLAYNLGENSVDFGALAAGGVVAALPVVIVFAFIQRYLVQGMSAGAVKG, encoded by the coding sequence ATGGTGACGGAACGACCCGTGGCCGCCCTCCAGAAGGAGGCCCCCGCACCCGCGGCGCCGGGCAACCGGGTGCCGCGCTGGCAGATCTACGTCCCGCTGGCCCTGTACCTGCTGTTCACGCTGGTGCCGTTCTACTGGATGCTGGTCTTCGCGTTCAGGCCGGCCGGCTCGACGGCGATCTTCCCGTGGCCGATCACGCTCCAGCACTTCGACACGGTCTGGAACGGGATGGGGTTCGCCGTCTTCTTCCGGAACAGCCTCATGGTCGGCGTCGCCTCGCTGGTCGCGACCACGGTGGTGGCGCTGGCCGGCGGGTACGCCCTGGCCCGCTACTCCTTCCGCGGCAAGGGCGCGTTCATGGTCGGGATGCTCTGCACGCAGTTCATCCCCGGCGCCCTGATGATCATCCCGCTGTTCGAGATCTTCCGCACGCTGGACCTGACGAACTCGCTCTGGAGCCTCGTCATCGCCGAGACGGTCTTCCAGCTCCCGCTCTCGCTCATCCTGATCAGCGGCTTCATCCGCAACATCCCGTACGAGCTGGAGCAGGCCGCCTGGGTGGACGGCTGCTCCCGGCTGCGCGGCTTCCTGGCCATCGTGCTGCCCCTGCTGCGGCCCGCGCTGGTCGCGGTCGGCTCGTTCGCCTTCATCCACAGCTGGAACAACTTCCTTTTCGCCCTCATGTTCATCAACGACCAGGAGAAGTTCACCGTGCCCGTGGGCCTGGCCTACAACCTCGGCGAGAACAGCGTCGACTTCGGCGCCCTCGCCGCCGGCGGCGTCGTCGCCGCACTGCCCGTCGTCATCGTCTTCGCCTTCATCCAGCGTTACCTCGTCCAGGGGATGTCCGCCGGGGCGGTGAAGGGATGA
- a CDS encoding glycoside hydrolase family 43 protein, with protein MTAQTYRNPVLNADWSDPDVIRVGDDFYLTASTFTKVPGLPILHSRDLVNWTIIGHAYTRGHDDVRPGCGVWAPSLRHHDGRFWIFWGDPDVGVCWVSAEDPRGPWTEPHVVKPGLGLIDACPLWDEDGQAYLVHGWAKSRAGVNNRLTLHRMAPDGSTVLDEGTLVIDGDLLPGYRTLEGPKLYRHDGAYWIFAPAGGVEQGWQSVFRAESIFGPYEDRIVLEQGGTDVNGPHQGGWVDTPSGEHWFMHFQDRGPYGRVVHLQPMAWGEDGWPVMGDGGEPVAEYRVPVPGGEPAAPATSDDFAGPGLGLQWSWQANPDPSWWELRDGALRLACVPGPDDLRERPSVLGQRLPGVPCTVTVTLTLAGEGRAGLAVVGDTAASVGLERTADGKLVLVCGDTEPVPVEQDGPVTLGARVGEGALVTFLAGGRDVGAPFQATQGRWVGAVLGLFAAGDGTGEAIFEAFTVDIER; from the coding sequence ATGACCGCCCAGACCTACCGCAACCCGGTGCTCAACGCCGACTGGTCCGACCCCGACGTGATCCGCGTCGGCGACGACTTCTACCTGACGGCCTCCACCTTCACCAAGGTGCCGGGGCTGCCGATCCTGCACTCGCGCGACCTGGTCAACTGGACGATCATCGGCCACGCGTACACGCGGGGTCACGACGACGTCCGGCCCGGCTGCGGGGTGTGGGCGCCCTCGCTGCGCCACCACGACGGCCGCTTCTGGATCTTCTGGGGAGATCCGGACGTGGGCGTCTGCTGGGTGAGCGCCGAGGACCCGCGCGGCCCGTGGACCGAGCCGCACGTCGTCAAGCCGGGGCTCGGGCTGATCGACGCGTGCCCGCTGTGGGACGAGGACGGGCAGGCGTACCTGGTGCACGGCTGGGCGAAGAGCCGCGCGGGCGTCAACAACCGGCTCACCCTGCACCGCATGGCGCCCGACGGCAGCACGGTGCTGGACGAGGGCACGCTGGTCATCGACGGCGACCTGCTGCCGGGGTACCGGACGCTGGAAGGGCCCAAGCTCTACAGGCACGACGGCGCGTACTGGATCTTCGCTCCCGCCGGGGGCGTCGAGCAGGGCTGGCAGTCGGTGTTCCGCGCGGAGTCGATCTTCGGTCCGTACGAGGACCGCATCGTGCTGGAGCAGGGCGGCACCGACGTCAACGGCCCGCACCAGGGCGGCTGGGTGGACACCCCGTCCGGCGAGCACTGGTTCATGCACTTCCAGGACCGCGGCCCCTACGGCCGGGTCGTGCACCTGCAGCCCATGGCCTGGGGCGAGGACGGCTGGCCGGTCATGGGCGACGGCGGCGAGCCCGTGGCCGAGTACCGGGTGCCCGTGCCCGGCGGTGAGCCGGCCGCGCCCGCGACGTCCGACGACTTCGCCGGGCCCGGGCTGGGGCTGCAGTGGAGCTGGCAGGCCAACCCCGACCCCTCCTGGTGGGAGCTGAGGGACGGCGCGCTCAGGCTGGCCTGCGTGCCGGGCCCCGACGACCTGCGCGAGCGGCCGTCCGTGCTGGGGCAGCGGCTGCCCGGCGTGCCCTGCACGGTCACGGTCACCCTCACCCTGGCGGGCGAGGGCAGGGCGGGGCTGGCCGTGGTGGGGGACACCGCCGCGTCCGTCGGCCTGGAGCGCACCGCCGACGGCAAGCTCGTCCTGGTCTGCGGCGACACGGAGCCGGTCCCGGTCGAGCAGGACGGGCCCGTCACGCTCGGCGCGCGGGTGGGCGAGGGCGCGCTGGTCACGTTCCTGGCCGGCGGCCGGGACGTGGGCGCGCCCTTCCAGGCCACGCAGGGCCGATGGGTGGGGGCCGTGCTCGGCCTCTTCGCCGCGGGGGACGGCACCGGCGAAGCGATCTTCGAGGCGTTCACCGTGGACATCGAAAGGTAG